One window of the Streptomyces asoensis genome contains the following:
- a CDS encoding carbohydrate ABC transporter permease, whose translation MSAVTVPTAPSPQATPVRPVRPRPTPGRIVAWAVMVVIVLVTLLPFYWILRTALSTNSGLAASPGDVLPVDPTTGGFERALGLQSTKEAIAQGGAGGGLRFWRYLLNSVVVSTLVTVCQIFFSAMAAYAFARLRWRGRDKVFALFLAGLMVPTIFTLLPNFVLIKELGLVDSLLGIALPTMFMTPFAVFFLRQFFMNVPREVEEAALLDGAGKVRIFFRVLLPMASTPVLTLAVLTYITSWNDYFWPLMVSYSDGSRVLTVALAIFRAQTPQTGTDWSGLMAATLIAALPMLVLFGFFARRIVSTISFTGIK comes from the coding sequence ATGTCCGCAGTGACCGTCCCGACGGCACCCTCACCACAGGCGACACCCGTACGGCCCGTCAGGCCCCGGCCGACCCCCGGGCGGATCGTGGCCTGGGCGGTGATGGTCGTGATCGTGCTCGTCACCCTGTTGCCGTTCTACTGGATCCTGCGCACCGCGCTGTCCACCAACTCCGGGCTCGCCGCGAGCCCGGGCGATGTCCTGCCGGTCGATCCGACCACCGGCGGCTTCGAACGGGCGCTCGGCCTCCAGTCCACCAAGGAGGCGATCGCACAGGGCGGTGCGGGCGGCGGGCTGAGGTTCTGGCGGTATCTGCTCAACTCGGTGGTCGTCTCGACCCTCGTCACCGTCTGCCAGATCTTCTTCTCCGCCATGGCCGCATACGCCTTCGCCCGCCTCCGCTGGCGCGGCCGGGACAAGGTGTTCGCCCTGTTCCTCGCCGGTCTGATGGTGCCGACCATCTTCACCCTGCTGCCGAACTTCGTGCTCATCAAGGAACTCGGCCTGGTGGACTCCCTGTTGGGGATCGCCCTGCCGACGATGTTCATGACGCCGTTCGCGGTGTTCTTCCTGCGCCAGTTCTTCATGAACGTCCCGCGAGAGGTCGAGGAAGCGGCACTGCTCGACGGTGCCGGGAAGGTGCGGATCTTCTTCCGGGTGCTGCTGCCGATGGCGTCCACGCCGGTACTGACCCTGGCCGTGCTGACGTACATCACCTCCTGGAACGACTACTTCTGGCCGTTGATGGTGTCCTACAGCGACGGCTCACGGGTGCTCACCGTGGCGCTGGCCATCTTCCGGGCGCAGACCCCGCAGACCGGCACCGACTGGTCGGGCCTGATGGCGGCGACGCTCATCGCGGCCCTGCCCATGCTCGTCCTCTTCGGGTTCTTCGCCCGCCGCATCGTCAGCACCATCAGCTTCACCGGGATCAAGTAA
- a CDS encoding sugar ABC transporter substrate-binding protein, with the protein MGDRRRSRRPAATLAVAGLLFATAACGSGSDSAGSGDPNTLEVWTRSNPDPAATYERVFAAFTKKTGIKIDYQPVINFDQQLQSRASTKDLPDVMINDTALMGSYQSQGLLKRIDPADIAGGDQIDAKTWASTVGTDGSHYGIPYSRQAMTLMIRKDWRERLGLPQPRTWQDMLTLAKAFAGDDPDGDGRKNTYGMVVPGSAQNGYAAWWGASFLWQGGARIIEPTKDGGYRPVVDSAAAVRSVSWLKKNLFCTSDNAVIQPGALTAITGNATNFQDGNAGMYLTGPYNIATFDQALGKDKFEVVQAPAGPAGNDVLADGENIYFGARTGKTEQEQALAAFLVSPEGQRLAMTGKSQPVVRIPVNSTLDAATVHSDPRWGVVQKAYEDASVQFPNAPDFAPIKQDTADALNAIFTYCGSDVRAGLKELDDTLAGDLKDQDLLK; encoded by the coding sequence ATGGGGGATCGCCGACGAAGTCGCCGCCCGGCCGCCACGCTTGCCGTCGCGGGACTGCTGTTCGCAACGGCCGCCTGCGGCTCCGGTTCGGACAGCGCCGGGAGCGGTGACCCGAACACCCTGGAGGTCTGGACCCGGAGCAACCCGGATCCCGCGGCCACGTACGAGCGGGTGTTCGCCGCCTTCACCAAGAAGACCGGCATCAAGATCGACTACCAGCCGGTCATCAACTTCGACCAGCAGCTCCAGAGCCGCGCGTCCACCAAGGACCTGCCGGACGTCATGATCAACGACACGGCGCTGATGGGCAGTTACCAGAGCCAGGGTCTGCTCAAGCGGATCGACCCGGCCGACATCGCCGGCGGCGACCAGATCGACGCCAAGACCTGGGCCTCCACCGTCGGCACCGACGGGTCCCACTACGGGATCCCCTACTCCCGTCAGGCCATGACCCTGATGATCCGCAAGGACTGGCGCGAGAGGCTCGGCCTGCCGCAGCCGCGGACCTGGCAGGACATGCTCACCCTCGCCAAGGCCTTCGCCGGCGACGACCCCGACGGGGACGGCAGGAAGAACACCTACGGGATGGTCGTCCCCGGCAGCGCCCAGAACGGCTACGCCGCCTGGTGGGGCGCCAGCTTCCTGTGGCAGGGCGGCGCCCGCATCATCGAGCCCACCAAGGACGGCGGCTATCGGCCGGTTGTCGACTCGGCCGCCGCCGTACGTTCCGTCTCCTGGCTGAAGAAGAACCTCTTCTGCACGTCTGACAACGCTGTCATCCAACCGGGCGCCCTCACCGCCATCACCGGCAACGCCACCAACTTCCAGGACGGCAACGCCGGCATGTACCTCACCGGCCCCTACAACATCGCCACATTCGACCAGGCCCTGGGCAAGGACAAGTTCGAGGTGGTGCAGGCCCCGGCCGGACCGGCAGGCAACGACGTCCTCGCGGACGGCGAGAACATCTACTTCGGCGCCAGGACCGGCAAGACCGAGCAGGAACAGGCCCTCGCCGCCTTCCTCGTCTCACCCGAGGGACAGCGTCTCGCGATGACCGGCAAGAGCCAGCCCGTCGTCCGGATCCCCGTCAACTCCACGCTCGACGCGGCGACCGTACACAGCGACCCCCGCTGGGGCGTCGTCCAGAAGGCCTACGAGGACGCCTCCGTGCAGTTCCCCAACGCGCCGGACTTCGCTCCCATCAAGCAGGACACCGCCGACGCCCTCAACGCGATCTTCACCTACTGCGGCAGCGACGTCCGCGCCGGCCTGAAAGAACTCGACGACACCCTCGCCGGCGACCTCAAGGACCAGGACCTGTTGAAATGA
- a CDS encoding 5-dehydro-4-deoxyglucarate dehydratase, with protein MKFQGVLFFPVTPFAADGSLDEERLGRHIEAGVSAGAGGVFVACGTGEFHALDPDELERATRVAVETTAGRVPVLAAAGGPVPVARDHAVRVARAGADGILLLPPYLVTAPPQGLVRYVEEVTAATDLPVVFYQRGTARLTGATAAEIAALPKVIGLKDGIGDIEHMHRIVRAVRAVPGTEDFQFFNGLPTAETTAPAYRGIGVDLYSSAVFAFAPEIALAFHRALSAGDDTLVAHLLDAFYCPLVELRDEVPGYAVSLVKAGVTIRGLDVGGVRAPLLDPTPEHVARLAKLIDRGLEAVAV; from the coding sequence ATGAAGTTCCAAGGAGTGCTGTTCTTCCCGGTCACGCCGTTCGCCGCGGACGGCTCACTGGACGAGGAACGGCTCGGCCGGCACATCGAGGCCGGTGTCTCGGCCGGCGCGGGCGGCGTGTTCGTCGCCTGCGGGACGGGTGAGTTCCACGCCCTCGACCCGGACGAACTCGAACGCGCCACCCGGGTCGCCGTCGAGACGACCGCCGGACGCGTTCCCGTCCTGGCGGCCGCCGGCGGGCCGGTCCCCGTCGCCCGCGACCACGCCGTACGCGTGGCCCGCGCCGGCGCCGACGGCATCCTGCTGCTGCCGCCGTACCTGGTGACCGCACCTCCACAGGGCCTGGTCCGCTACGTCGAGGAGGTCACCGCCGCCACCGACCTCCCCGTGGTCTTCTACCAGCGCGGCACCGCCCGCCTCACCGGCGCCACCGCCGCCGAGATCGCCGCCCTGCCCAAGGTCATCGGACTGAAGGACGGCATCGGCGACATCGAGCACATGCACCGCATCGTCCGGGCGGTGCGGGCCGTTCCCGGCACCGAGGACTTCCAGTTCTTCAACGGCCTGCCCACCGCCGAGACGACCGCTCCCGCCTACCGGGGGATCGGCGTCGACCTCTACTCCTCGGCCGTCTTCGCCTTCGCCCCCGAGATCGCGCTCGCCTTCCACCGGGCCCTGTCGGCAGGGGACGACACCCTCGTCGCCCATCTCCTCGACGCGTTCTACTGCCCGCTCGTCGAACTCCGCGACGAGGTCCCGGGATACGCCGTGTCCCTGGTCAAAGCCGGGGTGACGATCCGTGGCCTGGACGTGGGCGGCGTACGGGCGCCCCTGCTCGACCCCACGCCGGAGCATGTCGCCCGGCTCGCCAAGCTCATCGACCGGGGACTGGAGGCCGTCGCCGTATGA
- a CDS encoding carbohydrate ABC transporter permease: protein MTIASSSPPSRLPPGGAERTATKSRTDRRPGTGESRGDGRLAAVFIAPALLGFVVFLLWPTLRGIYLSFTRFNLLTPAEWVGFDNYVRMVHDPIFWSSLRVTVAYVVINIGVQTVSALAIAVLLQRLTQSAVLRGIVLTPYLMSNVVAGIVWLWILDTQLGVGNEIVAALGFDRIPFLADETWAIPTIALINVWRHVGYTALLLFAGLQAIPNDMYEAAKVDGASEWRMFWRITMPLLRPVLAVVLIMTVIGSFQVFDTVAVTTRGGPADATNVLQYYIYGAAFGRFQFGYASAMSVALLVVLSAITFVQYRLTRAGQTDLG from the coding sequence ATGACCATCGCCTCCAGCAGCCCACCGTCGCGCCTGCCACCGGGCGGCGCCGAGCGGACCGCGACCAAGTCGAGGACGGACCGGCGGCCGGGGACGGGCGAGAGCCGGGGTGACGGGCGGCTCGCCGCCGTGTTCATCGCGCCGGCCCTGCTGGGATTCGTCGTCTTCCTGCTCTGGCCGACGCTGCGCGGGATCTACCTGAGCTTCACCCGCTTCAACCTGCTCACCCCGGCGGAATGGGTGGGCTTCGACAACTACGTGCGCATGGTGCACGACCCGATCTTCTGGAGCTCCCTCCGGGTCACGGTCGCCTACGTGGTCATCAACATCGGGGTGCAGACGGTCTCGGCGCTGGCGATCGCCGTACTGCTTCAGCGGCTGACCCAGTCGGCGGTGCTGCGCGGGATCGTGCTCACGCCGTATCTGATGTCGAACGTCGTCGCCGGCATCGTCTGGCTCTGGATCCTGGACACCCAGCTCGGTGTCGGCAACGAGATCGTCGCGGCGCTCGGTTTCGACCGCATCCCGTTCCTGGCGGACGAGACCTGGGCGATCCCCACGATCGCCCTGATCAATGTGTGGCGGCACGTCGGCTACACCGCGCTGCTGCTGTTCGCCGGTCTCCAGGCCATCCCGAACGACATGTACGAGGCGGCGAAGGTGGACGGCGCGAGCGAGTGGCGGATGTTCTGGCGGATCACCATGCCGCTGTTGCGGCCGGTCCTCGCGGTCGTGCTGATCATGACGGTGATCGGCTCGTTCCAGGTGTTCGACACCGTCGCCGTGACGACCAGGGGCGGTCCGGCGGACGCCACCAACGTGCTCCAGTACTACATCTACGGCGCCGCCTTCGGCCGCTTCCAGTTCGGCTACGCCTCCGCGATGTCGGTGGCCCTGCTCGTCGTGCTCAGCGCGATCACCTTCGTCCAGTACCGGCTCACCCGAGCCGGTCAGACCGACCTCGGCTGA
- a CDS encoding carbohydrate ABC transporter permease, with protein sequence MSAPAIDPVRAPVPTARTSNSAKAARATPARFDTALGWSDRPGVARCLRILLCAIAIGVFAVPFLTIVSGAFTTHASGSSLSFVPHDSTWQNFEVAGERGIWDYFTNSLVIAGGALLLQLAVSVLAAYALARHRFRGQALVLTLFMLTMMLPEEVIAIPLSLVLGHVPVVGLDLKGTAWGVILPLGAWGFSVMLLTEFMKDIPTEIEEAARLDGVGEFRMLWQVVLPLCKPALGVAGVLGFVMIWDQYLLPLIASKDPTDYTVTVALSILRTDPEVGSGVVLAGALIALVPSLIVYLLLQRSLVTGIAAGATKG encoded by the coding sequence ATGAGCGCACCCGCCATCGACCCCGTCCGGGCACCCGTGCCGACGGCCAGGACGAGTAATTCCGCCAAGGCGGCCCGGGCCACCCCCGCCCGCTTCGACACCGCCCTCGGCTGGAGCGACCGGCCGGGCGTCGCACGGTGCCTGCGGATCCTGCTCTGCGCGATCGCGATCGGTGTCTTCGCGGTGCCGTTCCTGACCATCGTCTCCGGCGCGTTCACCACGCACGCCAGCGGATCCTCCCTGTCCTTCGTCCCGCACGACAGCACCTGGCAGAACTTCGAGGTGGCGGGGGAGCGGGGCATCTGGGACTACTTCACCAACTCGCTCGTCATCGCGGGCGGCGCGCTGCTGCTCCAGCTCGCGGTGTCCGTGCTGGCCGCCTACGCGCTGGCCCGGCACCGCTTCCGCGGCCAGGCCCTGGTCCTGACCCTGTTCATGCTGACGATGATGCTCCCCGAGGAGGTCATCGCGATCCCGCTGTCCCTGGTCCTCGGCCATGTCCCGGTGGTCGGCCTCGACCTGAAGGGCACCGCGTGGGGCGTGATCCTGCCGCTCGGGGCCTGGGGCTTCTCCGTGATGCTCCTGACCGAGTTCATGAAGGACATCCCCACCGAGATAGAGGAGGCCGCCCGGCTCGACGGCGTGGGCGAGTTCCGCATGCTGTGGCAGGTCGTCCTGCCCCTGTGCAAGCCCGCGCTCGGCGTCGCCGGCGTCCTCGGCTTCGTCATGATCTGGGACCAGTACCTGCTGCCCCTGATCGCCTCCAAGGACCCCACCGACTACACGGTCACCGTCGCCCTCTCCATTCTGCGCACCGACCCCGAGGTCGGCTCCGGAGTGGTTCTCGCCGGAGCCCTCATCGCCCTCGTCCCCAGCCTGATCGTCTACCTGCTCCTCCAGCGCTCGCTGGTCACCGGTATCGCGGCCGGCGCCACCAAGGGCTGA
- a CDS encoding carbohydrate ABC transporter permease — protein MTATTAPVRGARARSAFSKRNVLPWVFLAPGLLLALVFKFLPMGKGVWLSFFKVRPFLGDHWVGLDNYTRVLTDHRFQEAIGHTLLLGLGQSLGAIAVGFALALLLEGQARSLKIVRTAVFLPVVTATAVVGEMWRLLYYPTSDGLINHGLGLLGLGPTQFLDNPDTALWATMVMSVWMLAPYNMVIILAGLAGVDRTLYEAAAMDGVSLWQRLRYVTLPAIRPALGIVLTLAAIRGLRVFTEVYVLTGGGPAGSTEVWMTRAYTLGFTRNDIGGASAASVVLLCVTLLLTVTVNYFRKRGDAR, from the coding sequence ATGACAGCGACCACAGCCCCCGTGCGCGGTGCCCGGGCCCGCAGCGCGTTCAGCAAGCGCAACGTCCTGCCGTGGGTGTTCCTCGCCCCCGGCCTGCTGCTCGCCCTCGTGTTCAAGTTCCTGCCCATGGGCAAGGGCGTCTGGCTCAGCTTCTTCAAGGTGCGGCCCTTCCTCGGCGACCACTGGGTGGGCCTGGACAACTACACCCGCGTCCTCACCGACCACCGCTTCCAGGAAGCCATCGGGCACACCCTCCTCCTCGGCCTCGGCCAGTCCCTCGGCGCCATCGCCGTCGGCTTCGCGCTCGCGCTGCTGCTGGAGGGCCAGGCCCGCTCCCTGAAGATCGTGCGCACGGCCGTCTTCCTGCCGGTCGTCACCGCCACCGCCGTCGTCGGCGAGATGTGGCGGCTGCTGTACTACCCGACCTCCGACGGCCTCATCAACCACGGACTCGGCCTGCTCGGCCTCGGACCGACCCAGTTCCTCGACAACCCGGACACCGCCCTGTGGGCGACCATGGTGATGAGCGTCTGGATGCTCGCCCCCTACAACATGGTGATCATCCTCGCCGGACTCGCCGGGGTGGACCGGACGCTCTACGAGGCCGCCGCGATGGACGGCGTGTCGCTGTGGCAGCGCCTGCGGTACGTCACCCTCCCCGCGATCCGCCCGGCCCTCGGCATCGTCCTCACCCTCGCCGCCATCCGCGGCCTGCGTGTCTTCACCGAGGTCTATGTCCTCACCGGCGGCGGCCCGGCCGGCTCCACCGAGGTCTGGATGACCCGGGCCTACACCCTCGGCTTCACCCGCAACGACATCGGCGGCGCCTCCGCGGCCTCCGTCGTGCTGCTCTGCGTGACCCTGCTGCTCACCGTCACGGTCAACTACTTCCGCAAGAGGGGAGACGCGCGATGA
- a CDS encoding MalY/PatB family protein: MTRIPHETPGEANPLQALTLDRLRCRTSMKWRTYPADVLPLWVAEMDVPLAEPVVAAVTQALALGDTGYPAGTAYAEALALFAAKRWAWDGLAVERTAIVPDVMLGVVEMLKLVTGPGDPVVVNPPVYPPFFQFVAHMDRRIAEAPLGADGRLDLAVLEDAYRRAVFGGGRAAHLLCSPHNPTGTVHTARELAAVAALARRYGVRVVVDEIHAPLTAPGGDFVPWLAVPGAENGLSLMSASKGWNLAGLKAALAVAGPEAAADLALLPEEVSHGPSHVGVLAHTAALLEGTGWLDALLAGLDDNRRLLTALLAEHLPGVRYRPGDATYLAWLDCRALGLGDDPAAVFLERGRVALSCGLDFGTGGAGHVRLNIATSPEILTEGVRRMTAALR, encoded by the coding sequence ATGACCAGGATCCCGCACGAGACGCCCGGTGAGGCAAACCCTTTGCAGGCCCTCACACTCGACCGGCTCCGATGTCGTACGAGCATGAAGTGGCGCACCTATCCGGCCGACGTCCTTCCGCTGTGGGTCGCGGAGATGGACGTGCCCCTCGCCGAGCCGGTGGTCGCGGCGGTGACGCAGGCCCTGGCGCTCGGTGACACCGGCTATCCGGCGGGCACGGCCTACGCCGAGGCGCTGGCCCTGTTCGCCGCGAAGCGGTGGGCCTGGGACGGGCTCGCGGTCGAGCGGACGGCGATCGTGCCCGATGTGATGCTGGGCGTCGTCGAGATGCTGAAGCTGGTGACAGGACCCGGCGATCCGGTGGTCGTCAACCCACCCGTGTACCCGCCGTTCTTCCAGTTCGTCGCGCACATGGACCGGCGGATCGCCGAGGCGCCCCTCGGCGCGGACGGCCGACTGGACCTCGCCGTTCTGGAGGACGCGTACCGGCGCGCCGTCTTTGGCGGTGGCCGCGCCGCGCACCTGCTGTGCAGCCCGCACAACCCGACCGGCACCGTGCACACCGCCCGGGAACTGGCCGCCGTGGCCGCGCTCGCCCGGCGGTACGGCGTCCGGGTGGTCGTCGACGAGATCCACGCGCCGCTGACCGCCCCGGGGGGCGACTTCGTGCCCTGGCTCGCCGTCCCCGGCGCGGAGAACGGCCTGTCGCTGATGTCGGCCTCCAAGGGGTGGAACCTGGCCGGGCTCAAGGCGGCCCTGGCCGTCGCGGGCCCCGAGGCGGCGGCCGACCTGGCCCTGCTGCCCGAGGAGGTGTCCCACGGACCGAGCCACGTCGGCGTGCTGGCGCACACCGCCGCCCTGCTCGAGGGCACGGGGTGGCTGGACGCCCTGCTGGCGGGCCTCGACGACAACCGGCGCCTGCTCACCGCCCTGCTGGCCGAGCACCTGCCCGGCGTCCGGTATCGGCCGGGGGACGCCACCTATCTCGCCTGGCTCGACTGCCGGGCACTGGGCCTCGGGGACGATCCGGCCGCGGTCTTCCTGGAGCGGGGGCGGGTCGCCCTCAGCTGTGGGCTCGACTTCGGCACGGGCGGGGCCGGGCACGTCCGTCTGAACATCGCCACCTCGCCGGAGATCCTCACCGAAGGTGTACGGCGGATGACGGCCGCCCTTCGCTGA
- a CDS encoding SAM-dependent methyltransferase: MTENAPTVDAAAQSSHLRIDTTRPHTARIWNYWLGGRDNYEVDRATGDRIRELHPGIGAYARADRLFLGRAVKHLVTEAGIRQFLDIGTGLPTADNTHEVAQRLAPDSRTVYVDNDPLVLAHARALLTSTPEGRTDYLDEDLRNVDALLEHAAKTLDFDAPVALMLLGVIIFIGDDEDPYGLVRRLVDRLPAGSRLVLSHTITSPAMPDVDEAVTFWNEHGTPKLTQRTPKDVARFFDGLELLEPGVVSCSRWRPEDIAGGAEPDEVAMFGGVARKP, from the coding sequence GTGACCGAGAACGCGCCGACCGTCGACGCCGCCGCCCAGTCGTCGCACCTCCGTATCGACACCACCCGGCCGCACACCGCCCGCATCTGGAACTACTGGCTCGGCGGCAGGGACAACTACGAGGTCGACCGGGCCACCGGCGACCGGATCCGGGAGTTACATCCGGGCATCGGCGCATACGCCCGCGCCGACCGGCTCTTCCTGGGCCGGGCCGTGAAGCACCTGGTGACCGAGGCCGGTATCCGGCAGTTCCTCGACATCGGGACCGGGCTGCCCACCGCGGACAACACGCACGAGGTCGCGCAGCGTCTCGCCCCGGATTCCCGGACCGTCTACGTCGACAACGACCCGCTGGTCCTGGCGCACGCCCGCGCCCTGCTCACCAGCACGCCGGAGGGCCGCACCGACTATCTCGACGAGGACCTGCGCAACGTCGACGCGCTCCTCGAACACGCCGCGAAGACGCTGGACTTCGACGCGCCCGTCGCGCTGATGCTGCTCGGCGTGATCATCTTCATCGGCGACGACGAGGACCCGTACGGCCTGGTGCGGCGGCTGGTCGACCGGCTGCCCGCGGGCAGCCGTCTGGTGCTGTCGCACACCATCACCAGCCCGGCGATGCCCGACGTGGACGAGGCCGTCACGTTCTGGAACGAGCACGGCACGCCGAAGCTGACCCAGCGCACACCGAAGGACGTGGCCCGCTTCTTCGACGGCCTGGAGCTGCTGGAACCGGGCGTGGTGTCCTGCTCGCGCTGGCGCCCGGAGGACATCGCGGGCGGGGCCGAACCGGACGAGGTGGCGATGTTCGGCGGGGTGGCACGCAAACCCTGA
- a CDS encoding ROK family transcriptional regulator, translating into MTTGTASWLPLSPGERSVAIEVLVHGPLSRTDLARRLNLSAGSLTRLTKPLIESGLLVEVPDGGIAVETRQGRPSQPLDVVAQSRSFIGFKITGDMVYGVVTTLRSDIVARHDRPLTTHDPEEVVALLGEMTDELARAHPGLAGIGIGVGGRVEDRALVGESPFLGWRDIPLAALVEERTGLPVVLENDVAALVEAETWFGAGRGLDRFVVLTIGAGFGYGLVLSGRRVPCVEEDGGFGRHIIIDPSGPLTPDGERGSAVSLLTIPSIRYQVQAATGREHTYEEILALAAAGEPMPARVVDEAARALGTLIAQIANFVMPQKVLLAGEGVGLMDVGGATVEAAVRAHRHPLAVPVALETKVSDFHDWARGAAVLAIQVLVLGAAEG; encoded by the coding sequence ATGACCACAGGTACTGCCAGCTGGCTGCCGCTGAGCCCGGGGGAGCGCTCGGTCGCCATCGAGGTGCTCGTCCACGGCCCGCTCTCGCGCACCGACCTCGCGCGGCGGCTCAACCTCTCCGCCGGCAGCCTCACCCGGCTGACCAAACCGCTGATCGAGTCGGGACTGCTGGTCGAGGTGCCCGACGGGGGCATCGCGGTGGAGACACGGCAGGGGCGCCCCTCGCAGCCGCTCGACGTGGTCGCCCAGTCCCGCTCCTTCATCGGCTTCAAGATCACCGGTGACATGGTGTACGGCGTCGTCACCACCCTGCGCAGCGACATCGTCGCCCGTCACGACCGCCCGCTCACCACGCACGACCCCGAAGAGGTCGTCGCGCTGCTGGGTGAGATGACCGACGAACTGGCCCGTGCCCATCCCGGCCTCGCCGGGATCGGCATCGGGGTGGGCGGGCGCGTCGAGGACCGCGCGCTGGTCGGGGAGTCGCCCTTCCTGGGGTGGCGGGACATCCCGCTGGCCGCACTGGTCGAGGAGCGCACCGGGCTGCCCGTGGTCCTGGAGAACGACGTCGCCGCTCTGGTGGAGGCCGAGACCTGGTTCGGCGCGGGGCGCGGGCTCGACCGGTTCGTGGTCCTCACCATCGGTGCGGGCTTCGGCTACGGCCTGGTCCTCTCGGGCAGGCGGGTGCCCTGTGTCGAGGAGGACGGCGGCTTCGGCCGGCACATCATCATCGACCCCAGCGGTCCACTCACCCCCGACGGGGAGCGTGGCAGCGCCGTCTCGCTGCTGACCATCCCCAGCATCCGCTACCAGGTGCAGGCCGCCACCGGCCGTGAGCACACGTACGAGGAGATCCTCGCCCTGGCCGCGGCCGGGGAGCCCATGCCCGCCCGCGTCGTCGACGAGGCGGCCCGCGCGCTGGGCACCCTGATCGCGCAGATCGCCAACTTCGTCATGCCGCAGAAGGTCCTGCTGGCCGGTGAGGGGGTCGGCCTGATGGACGTCGGCGGGGCGACGGTGGAGGCCGCCGTCCGCGCCCACCGGCATCCGCTGGCCGTCCCGGTGGCCCTGGAGACCAAGGTGTCGGACTTCCACGACTGGGCGCGCGGCGCCGCCGTGCTGGCCATTCAGGTGCTGGTCCTGGGGGCGGCGGAGGGGTGA
- a CDS encoding S1 family peptidase → MRHVRRRTVRRVTRLAAVGGLLLGGAMVTQAAMASEPGGTAAAPRSAAESVVTNPGTALVKKLGTSRTAGTWLDADGRPVVAVTDEETADTVRAAGAEAKVVSHSMNELKSATDTLRSAPKVPGTAWVMDYRTNQIVVQADSTVSATNWSQLTQTASGIGSFVRMERTTGEFTTRINGALPILSTGGRCSAGFNVTNGTNDFILTAGHCGPTGSTWFADNQAKQQVGQTVNSNFPGGDFSLVQYASGKAGAGADVVAIGNGNGVRITGTGDAAVGQRVFRSGSTSGLRDGEVTGLDATVNYPEGTVSGLIETTVCAEPGDSGGPMFSDGIALGVTSGGSGDCTTGGTTFFQPVTRALAQLGVQLIVAAPSDNAGASTSSADPAPSASSTQAGLSPGAASPGTTTPVTATGVSETLAARLTDPRNIGPGLLVIAGSMVALVATRYFRAEQDRKAYQRHYSATWG, encoded by the coding sequence ATGAGGCATGTACGACGACGGACCGTCCGGCGAGTGACACGGCTGGCGGCCGTCGGCGGACTCCTCCTGGGAGGGGCCATGGTCACGCAGGCGGCCATGGCGAGCGAGCCGGGCGGCACGGCCGCGGCGCCGCGCAGCGCGGCGGAGTCCGTCGTCACGAATCCGGGGACGGCCCTCGTCAAGAAACTCGGCACCTCGCGCACGGCGGGCACCTGGCTCGATGCCGACGGGCGCCCGGTCGTCGCCGTCACCGACGAGGAGACGGCCGACACCGTCCGGGCGGCGGGCGCCGAGGCCAAGGTCGTCTCGCACAGCATGAACGAGCTCAAGTCGGCCACGGACACCTTGCGTTCGGCGCCGAAGGTGCCCGGCACCGCCTGGGTGATGGACTACCGGACGAACCAGATCGTCGTGCAGGCCGACAGCACCGTGTCGGCCACCAACTGGTCACAGCTGACGCAGACGGCCTCCGGCATCGGCAGCTTCGTCCGCATGGAGCGCACCACCGGCGAGTTCACCACCCGGATCAACGGCGCCCTGCCGATCCTGTCGACCGGTGGACGCTGTTCGGCCGGCTTCAACGTGACCAACGGAACGAACGACTTCATCCTCACCGCCGGGCACTGCGGGCCCACCGGGTCCACCTGGTTCGCGGACAACCAGGCCAAGCAGCAGGTGGGCCAGACGGTGAACTCCAACTTCCCCGGCGGCGACTTCTCCCTGGTGCAGTACGCGAGCGGCAAGGCCGGCGCGGGCGCCGACGTGGTGGCCATCGGCAACGGCAACGGGGTGCGGATCACGGGCACCGGCGACGCGGCCGTCGGCCAGCGGGTGTTCCGCAGCGGCAGCACCAGCGGGTTGCGTGACGGCGAGGTCACCGGTCTGGACGCGACGGTGAACTACCCGGAGGGCACGGTCAGCGGGCTGATCGAGACGACCGTCTGCGCCGAACCGGGCGACAGCGGGGGCCCGATGTTCTCGGACGGCATCGCGCTCGGGGTCACCTCGGGCGGCAGCGGCGACTGCACCACCGGAGGGACGACGTTCTTCCAGCCGGTGACCAGGGCGCTGGCGCAGCTCGGCGTGCAGCTGATCGTGGCCGCCCCCTCCGACAACGCCGGCGCGTCCACGTCGTCCGCCGATCCCGCGCCGTCCGCCTCCTCCACCCAGGCGGGGCTCTCCCCGGGCGCGGCCTCGCCGGGCACGACCACTCCCGTGACGGCGACCGGAGTCAGCGAGACCCTCGCCGCCCGGCTGACCGACCCCAGGAACATCGGCCCCGGTCTGCTGGTCATCGCGGGCAGTATGGTCGCCCTCGTCGCGACCCGGTACTTCCGCGCCGAGCAGGACCGCAAGGCCTACCAGCGGCACTACTCGGCGACATGGGGGTGA